TAATATCTCTTCCTCTTCCAATCAAGGTTCTAGTAATATCACCATAGAATTCAATTTAGGGAAGAACCTAGAGGAAGCTGCCAATGATGTTCGTGATAAAGTATCTCAAGCGCAGCGAAATCTACCTCAGGATATTGATGCTGCACCGGTCGTGTCCAAAGCTGATGCCGACTCTGAGCCGATCATCACCATGACCATGCAAAGTGCAACACGGAATGTACTTGAACTATCAGATTATGCTGAGAATGTTATAGCCCAACGTCTGCAAACTATACCGGGCGTAAGTTCTGTCCAGATATGGGGACAGCGTAAATATGCGATGCGTCTATGGATAGACCCGAATAAGCTTGCTTCTTACGGATTGACCGTATTGGATGTTCGTGCAGCATTGAATACACAGAATGTCGAGTTGCCATCCGGTAAACTTACAGGAGCTAATACCGAGCTTGCCATTAAAACTATTGGTAACCTTGCTTCCGAAGAGGAGTTTAATAATATCATCATCCGCGCAGACAATAACCGTGTGGTTAAATTAGGCGATGTGGGGAATGCTGCTTTAGAAGCTGAGAATTTCGAAACAAAGATGTCGGATTCCGGATACCCGATGGTGAGTTTAGCCATTATACCACAGCCAGGAACCAACTATCTAGAGATTGCCGAACAATTCTATAAAGAATACGATAAACTGCAGAACGAATTGCCGGAAGGCTTCGAACTCAATATTGCTATCGATAATACGCTCTTCGTGAAGAAAGCCGTTTTGGAAGTAGTAGAAACGCTCTTGATCGCTATTGTATTAGTAGTATTGATTATCTACATCTTCTTCCGTAATTGGTCGATTGCCTTCAGGCCTTTGATTGATATTCCCGTATCCCTAATAGCTACATTCTTTATCATGTATTTATGTGGGTTCTCCATCAACGTATTGACTTTGTTGGCCATTGTACTCGCAACGGGTCTGGTGGTGGACGACGGTATTGTCGTAACGGAGAACATCTTCAAAAAGGTAGAAGAAGGGATGTCGCCAATACAGGCAGCGATCAAAGGATCCAATGAGATCTTCTTTGCCGTTATTTCGATCTCCATCACCCTAGCGGCCGTATTCCTACCTGTTATCTTCTTAGAAGGCTTCGTAGGGCGGTTGTTTCGAGAGTTTGGGGTCGTCATCGGGGCGGCCGTCCTCATATCGGCTTTCGTATCATTGACCTTGACCCCGATGCTGAATGCTTACCTGATGAAAGGCGGTGAGCAAAAGAAATCTAAATTCTATATGCGGACAGAGAAGTACTTCGAAATGATGAATACCGAATATGCCGGCGCGTTAAAAGGCTTTCTAAACCATAGATGGCTAAGTTTTGCCACTATTATCGGCTGTTTCGCATTGATCTACTTGTTTTACCAACTCTTACCGAAAGAAACCGCTCCTTATGATGATAGAAGTTATATCAGTTTAAGAGTCACAGCACCAGAGGGTGTCTCGTATGACTATATGGATCGTTTCATGACCGATCTGACCATGTTGATCAATGATTCGGTACCTGAGAAGAAGGTAAGCTTGGTGATTACTTCTCCAGGCTTCGGATCTGCTTCTTCCAACTCAGGATTTGTGAGGTTGGGATTAGTGCAGCCGGACGAACGCGAGCGAAGCCAAGCGGAGATCGCTGACGACCTATCCCGATTAACACGGGGCTATTCAGAAGGACGTGTCGCTGTTTCGCAGCAACCGACCATCTCAGTCAACCGACGTGGAGGTTTGCCAATACAGTACATCATCCAAGCACCTAACTTCCAAAAACTGGAAGAGAAGATTCCGGAATTTATGGAAGAATTGTCGAAAGAGAATACTTTCTCGATGACCGATGTGAACTTGAAATTCAATAAGCCGGAGGTATATGTATCGATTGATCGTGAAAAAGCACAGACACTTGGTGTGTCGGTCTTGGACGTTGCACAAACCTTACAGATGTCTTTAGCTGGACAGCGCTTTGGCTACTTCATGATGAATGGTAAGCAATATCAGGTGATGGGACAGTTTGACCGTGCTGATCGTGCTACACCAATGGATTTGGCTGCTATTTTCGTTAAGAACAATCGCGGCGAGCTGATACAGTTGGATAATATCGTTGAGCTAGAAGAGCGCAGCAGTCCGCCACAACTTTACCATAACAACCGTTATATGTCGGCGACGGTGTCTGCTGGTCTCGCTCCGGGACGAAGCATGGGTGACGGTATTGATGCGATGGAACGGGTTAAAGAAAAAGTATTGGACGAAACCTTTACCACCGACTTAGGCGGTGAATCGCGAGATTTTGTAGAGAGTGGATCGAATACGATGTTCGCATTCGGGTTAGCAGTGTTACTGATCTTTCTAATCCTAGCAGCGCAGTTCGAGAGCTTCATCGATCCAATTATCATCTTGATCACCGTGCCGATGGCGGTGGCAGGAGCGATGTTTTCTTTATGGCTATTCGGACAGTCCTGGAACATCTTTAGTCAGATCGGAACCATTATGTTGATCGGGCTTGTGACGAAGAACGGTATCCTGATTGTTGAATTTGCCAATCAATTACGAGAACAAGGCTATAAAAAATACGAAGCGGTCGTGGTCGCTTCGGAATCACGCTTAAGACCTATCCTAATGACCTCTTTAGCAATTGCGTTAGGCGCATTGCCGATTGCGCTGTCTTTAGGCGCCGCATCGACCAGTCGTATGGGTATGGGGGTCGTAATTGTTGGCGGAACGATGTTCTCCCTAGTGTTAACTTTGTTCGTTATCCCGGCATTCTACCTGATGCTATCCAGAGATAAGAAGCCACATCCAGAATTTGAAAATATTGAAGAATAATAACATGAGAATAGTTGCTGTCATATCCTTTATTGTGTGCTTTGTGTCGATTTCTCGAGCGCAAGGACTATTGACGGTCAGGGAAGCAGTGGAAACTGCGTTAGAGAACA
The DNA window shown above is from Sphingobacterium hotanense and carries:
- a CDS encoding efflux RND transporter permease subunit, with amino-acid sequence MSLSTISIKRPVLAIVMNLVLILFGIIGYTFLGVREYPSIDPAQISVRTSYAGANADIIESQITEPLEKSINSIDGIRNISSSSNQGSSNITIEFNLGKNLEEAANDVRDKVSQAQRNLPQDIDAAPVVSKADADSEPIITMTMQSATRNVLELSDYAENVIAQRLQTIPGVSSVQIWGQRKYAMRLWIDPNKLASYGLTVLDVRAALNTQNVELPSGKLTGANTELAIKTIGNLASEEEFNNIIIRADNNRVVKLGDVGNAALEAENFETKMSDSGYPMVSLAIIPQPGTNYLEIAEQFYKEYDKLQNELPEGFELNIAIDNTLFVKKAVLEVVETLLIAIVLVVLIIYIFFRNWSIAFRPLIDIPVSLIATFFIMYLCGFSINVLTLLAIVLATGLVVDDGIVVTENIFKKVEEGMSPIQAAIKGSNEIFFAVISISITLAAVFLPVIFLEGFVGRLFREFGVVIGAAVLISAFVSLTLTPMLNAYLMKGGEQKKSKFYMRTEKYFEMMNTEYAGALKGFLNHRWLSFATIIGCFALIYLFYQLLPKETAPYDDRSYISLRVTAPEGVSYDYMDRFMTDLTMLINDSVPEKKVSLVITSPGFGSASSNSGFVRLGLVQPDERERSQAEIADDLSRLTRGYSEGRVAVSQQPTISVNRRGGLPIQYIIQAPNFQKLEEKIPEFMEELSKENTFSMTDVNLKFNKPEVYVSIDREKAQTLGVSVLDVAQTLQMSLAGQRFGYFMMNGKQYQVMGQFDRADRATPMDLAAIFVKNNRGELIQLDNIVELEERSSPPQLYHNNRYMSATVSAGLAPGRSMGDGIDAMERVKEKVLDETFTTDLGGESRDFVESGSNTMFAFGLAVLLIFLILAAQFESFIDPIIILITVPMAVAGAMFSLWLFGQSWNIFSQIGTIMLIGLVTKNGILIVEFANQLREQGYKKYEAVVVASESRLRPILMTSLAIALGALPIALSLGAASTSRMGMGVVIVGGTMFSLVLTLFVIPAFYLMLSRDKKPHPEFENIEE